A region of Spiribacter roseus DNA encodes the following proteins:
- a CDS encoding MucB/RseB C-terminal domain-containing protein has protein sequence MTANADPSWRRGRRRGATGLLALALLLANLAAAETPRSASGWLEHASDAMGRHSFVADVIYEQGAHVEALRLWRDASVADGSRERLMSLSGPPREILRTPTTTTYISPTAAPHPRQRYANRSLRLPDPDAIDRLDQSYTLNLEGQGRVAQRAAQRLRVIPQDDLRYGYALWLDQQTGIVLRADILEPDGWPVERFMVVELNRREAMDPSLLDPVLADEGATFERATRGNAAADQDGPVHGDWSLTDPPPGFTRQADRTQALPGHERPVRHLVFSDGIASVSVYIKQSEAAEALQGAMSMGGVNIHARTHDGVQILVVGQVPAITVERMANAMVRSSQPNATGQ, from the coding sequence ATGACCGCGAACGCTGATCCATCGTGGCGGCGCGGCCGCCGACGCGGTGCGACCGGCCTACTGGCGCTTGCCCTGTTGCTTGCCAACCTGGCAGCGGCGGAAACCCCGCGCAGCGCCAGCGGGTGGCTGGAACATGCCAGCGATGCGATGGGGCGTCACAGCTTTGTTGCCGATGTGATCTACGAACAGGGGGCGCATGTCGAAGCGCTGCGGCTGTGGCGCGATGCCTCCGTGGCGGACGGCAGCCGTGAACGGCTCATGTCGCTGTCAGGCCCCCCGCGCGAGATTCTCAGAACGCCGACCACCACCACCTACATTTCTCCCACCGCCGCTCCCCATCCCCGCCAGCGCTACGCGAACCGCTCGCTGCGGCTGCCCGATCCGGATGCCATTGATCGGCTCGATCAGTCCTACACGCTCAATCTCGAGGGACAGGGGCGGGTCGCGCAACGCGCGGCGCAGCGGCTTCGCGTGATCCCTCAGGACGATCTGCGGTATGGGTATGCGCTGTGGCTCGACCAGCAGACCGGCATTGTGTTGCGGGCCGATATCCTCGAGCCCGACGGCTGGCCGGTGGAGCGCTTCATGGTGGTCGAGCTGAACCGTCGTGAGGCAATGGATCCGAGCCTGCTTGATCCGGTGCTCGCTGACGAGGGCGCGACTTTCGAGCGGGCGACCCGCGGGAATGCGGCGGCCGACCAGGATGGCCCGGTCCATGGCGACTGGTCGTTGACCGATCCTCCCCCCGGCTTCACCCGACAGGCGGATCGCACTCAGGCGCTGCCGGGCCACGAACGGCCGGTTCGGCATCTGGTGTTCTCGGACGGCATCGCCAGTGTTTCGGTCTACATCAAGCAATCCGAGGCGGCCGAGGCGCTCCAGGGCGCGATGAGCATGGGCGGTGTGAACATCCATGCGCGAACGCATGACGGTGTCCAGATTCTGGTTGTCGGACAGGTACCGGCAATCACCGTGGAACGGATGGCCAATGCCATGGTCCGCTCCAGTCAACCCAACGCGACAGGGCAGTAA
- the lepB gene encoding signal peptidase I — translation MPDFEQLLVILTLVSGVIWVIDRFRRRRRAADARVSWWFDLGRSLFPVILIVLIIRSFVIEPFRIPSGSMLPTLEVGDFILVNKFGYGLRLPVAHELIVPVGDPSRGDVAVFRYPEDPSQDYIKRIVGLPGDTVSYVDKRLIINGEPLEVERLGAWRGDDAFNLLREQLGGDWHEMLVHRSPHDRQLSLTVPEGEYFVMGDNRDRSSDSRFWGTVPRDHLVGQAFFVWLSWNGGPNWSRMGDVIQ, via the coding sequence ATGCCCGATTTTGAACAGCTCCTGGTCATCCTCACCCTGGTGAGCGGCGTCATCTGGGTGATCGACCGGTTCCGCCGCCGTCGGCGCGCCGCTGATGCGCGGGTCTCGTGGTGGTTTGATCTGGGCCGCTCGCTGTTTCCCGTGATCCTGATCGTGCTGATCATCCGCTCGTTCGTCATCGAGCCCTTTCGCATCCCCTCGGGGTCCATGCTCCCGACGCTCGAGGTGGGCGATTTCATCCTCGTCAACAAGTTCGGGTATGGCCTGCGACTGCCGGTGGCGCATGAGCTGATCGTGCCGGTGGGCGATCCCTCGCGCGGCGATGTCGCGGTGTTCCGCTATCCCGAGGATCCCTCTCAGGACTACATCAAGCGCATTGTCGGTCTGCCGGGGGATACCGTGTCCTACGTCGACAAGCGCCTGATCATCAACGGCGAACCCCTCGAGGTGGAGCGCCTCGGCGCCTGGCGCGGCGATGACGCATTCAACCTGCTGCGCGAGCAGCTGGGCGGCGACTGGCATGAGATGCTGGTGCATCGCTCGCCCCATGACCGGCAGCTGAGCCTGACGGTGCCCGAGGGCGAGTACTTCGTGATGGGGGATAACCGGGACCGCAGCAGTGACAGCCGCTTCTGGGGCACCGTGCCCCGGGATCATCTGGTCGGGCAGGCGTTTTTCGTCTGGCTCAGCTGGAATGGGGGGCCCAACTGGTCACGCATGGGCGATGTGATCCAATGA
- the lepA gene encoding translation elongation factor 4 encodes MDQIRNFSIIAHIDHGKSTLADRLIERSAHFQSRQSNEQMLDSMDLERERGITIKAQSVSLDYTAADGRTYQLNFIDTPGHVDFSYEVSRSLYACEGALLLVDASQGVEAQSVANCYTAVEQNLEVIPVLNKIDLPSAEPEQVIQQIEEIIGLDGSEVVPISAKTGDGIDDLLESLVANVPAPQGDPEGPLKALIIDSWFDNYLGVVCLVRIFDGVLRKGDRIKVMSTGREFQADNLGIFTPKRMPWDILETGRVGFVVAGIKDIDGAPVGDTLTSARRPTESPVPGFKRVQPRVFAGVFPTSSEDYEAFRDALGKLRLNDAALHYEPENSEALGFGFRCGFLGMLHMEIIQERLEREYGLDLITTAPTVVHEVVNKDGEAFLIHNPSEMPAVNDVEEIREPIIHASILVPQTYIGAVIKLCEEKRGVQKGMQYVGNQMSLEYEMPMGEVVLDFFDRLKSASRGYASFDYEFRRFQPERLVKLDIRVNGDKVDALSVIVHRDQAEYRGRDLTEKLKEIIPRQMFEVAIQAAVGSKIIARSTVKALRKNVTAKCYGGDITRKRKLLEKQKQGKRRMKQVGRVEIPQDAFLAVLQVDNDK; translated from the coding sequence ATGGACCAGATCAGAAATTTCTCCATCATCGCCCACATCGATCATGGCAAGTCGACCCTTGCGGACCGCCTGATCGAACGCTCGGCACATTTCCAGTCCCGGCAGTCCAACGAGCAGATGCTCGACTCAATGGACCTTGAGCGCGAGCGCGGCATCACCATCAAGGCGCAGAGTGTGTCGCTGGACTACACCGCTGCGGATGGCCGCACCTATCAGCTCAACTTCATCGACACCCCCGGGCATGTCGACTTTTCCTACGAGGTCAGTCGCTCGCTGTATGCCTGCGAAGGGGCGCTGCTGCTGGTGGATGCCTCGCAGGGTGTCGAGGCGCAGAGCGTCGCCAACTGCTATACCGCGGTGGAGCAGAATCTCGAAGTCATTCCGGTGCTGAACAAGATCGACCTGCCCTCGGCCGAGCCCGAACAGGTGATCCAGCAGATAGAGGAGATCATCGGTCTGGATGGCTCGGAAGTGGTCCCGATCAGCGCCAAGACCGGTGATGGGATCGACGACCTGCTCGAGTCGCTGGTGGCCAATGTGCCGGCCCCGCAGGGTGACCCCGAGGGACCGCTCAAGGCGCTGATCATCGACTCCTGGTTCGATAATTATCTGGGCGTCGTGTGTCTGGTCCGGATCTTTGATGGCGTGCTGCGCAAGGGCGATCGCATCAAGGTCATGTCCACCGGGCGCGAGTTCCAGGCGGATAACCTGGGCATTTTCACGCCCAAGCGGATGCCCTGGGACATCCTCGAGACCGGCCGGGTCGGATTCGTGGTCGCCGGGATCAAGGACATCGACGGTGCCCCGGTGGGCGACACCCTGACCAGCGCCCGTCGACCCACCGAATCGCCGGTGCCCGGCTTCAAGCGGGTCCAGCCGCGGGTGTTTGCCGGGGTGTTCCCCACCAGTTCCGAGGACTATGAGGCATTCCGCGATGCCCTCGGCAAGCTGCGGCTCAATGACGCCGCGCTGCATTATGAACCCGAGAACTCCGAGGCCCTCGGGTTCGGGTTTCGCTGCGGATTCCTCGGCATGCTGCACATGGAGATCATCCAGGAGCGGCTCGAGCGCGAGTATGGCCTGGATCTGATCACCACCGCGCCGACGGTCGTGCATGAAGTCGTCAACAAGGACGGCGAGGCATTCCTGATCCACAACCCCTCGGAGATGCCGGCGGTCAACGACGTCGAGGAGATCCGCGAGCCCATCATCCATGCCAGCATCCTCGTCCCGCAGACCTACATCGGTGCGGTGATCAAACTCTGCGAGGAAAAGCGCGGCGTGCAGAAGGGCATGCAATATGTCGGCAATCAGATGTCGCTTGAATACGAGATGCCCATGGGCGAAGTGGTGCTCGACTTCTTCGACCGCCTGAAATCGGCGTCCCGGGGGTATGCCTCGTTTGACTATGAGTTCCGCCGCTTCCAGCCCGAGCGGCTGGTCAAGCTCGATATCCGAGTCAACGGCGACAAGGTGGATGCGCTGTCGGTGATCGTTCATCGCGACCAGGCCGAATACCGAGGCCGCGATCTGACCGAAAAGCTGAAAGAAATCATCCCCCGGCAGATGTTCGAGGTGGCCATTCAGGCGGCGGTGGGGTCGAAGATCATCGCCCGCTCGACGGTCAAGGCACTGCGTAAGAACGTGACCGCCAAGTGCTATGGGGGCGACATCACCCGAAAGCGTAAGCTGCTTGAGAAACAGAAGCAGGGTAAGCGTCGGATGAAGCAGGTGGGGCGCGTTGAAATCCCGCAGGACGCGTTCCTGGCCGTGCTTCAGGTTGATAACGATAAATGA
- the pdxJ gene encoding pyridoxine 5'-phosphate synthase, whose translation MAHHQGSLEPLLGVNVDHVATLRRKRDTRYPDPVHAAQVAEQAGADAITVHLREDRRHVTDRDVEILAQTLQTRMNLEMAVTDEMLAIGQRIRATDCCLVPERREELTTEGGLDVASDPSRCADACQALTEAGSRVSLFIDPEPAQLHAAVEVGAPVVELHTGAFADARSDGEIHAQFQRVREAASLGASLGLQVNAGHGLHYHNVAPIAALPEITELNIGHAIIAHAIFAGLDGAVREMKRLIREARH comes from the coding sequence ATGGCCCATCATCAGGGCAGTCTTGAGCCACTGCTCGGCGTCAATGTCGATCATGTCGCGACGCTGCGGCGCAAGCGCGACACCCGCTATCCCGATCCGGTCCACGCCGCGCAGGTGGCGGAGCAGGCCGGCGCCGACGCCATTACAGTGCATCTGCGCGAGGACCGGCGACATGTCACCGACCGTGATGTCGAGATCCTCGCACAGACGCTGCAGACCCGGATGAACCTGGAAATGGCGGTCACCGATGAGATGCTCGCGATCGGGCAGCGCATCCGGGCGACGGATTGCTGTCTGGTGCCCGAACGGCGTGAGGAACTGACCACCGAGGGCGGGCTGGATGTGGCCTCTGATCCATCGCGCTGTGCGGACGCCTGTCAGGCCCTCACCGAGGCGGGATCCCGCGTGTCGTTATTCATCGACCCCGAACCGGCGCAGCTGCATGCCGCGGTCGAAGTAGGCGCGCCGGTGGTCGAACTGCATACCGGCGCGTTTGCCGATGCCCGCAGCGATGGCGAGATCCATGCCCAGTTCCAGCGGGTGCGCGAGGCGGCAAGCCTGGGGGCGTCGCTGGGGCTGCAGGTCAATGCCGGGCACGGACTGCATTACCACAATGTGGCGCCGATTGCCGCGCTGCCCGAGATCACCGAACTCAATATCGGCCATGCGATCATTGCCCACGCCATCTTCGCCGGGCTGGACGGCGCGGTGCGTGAGATGAAACGCCTGATCCGTGAGGCGCGTCATTGA
- a CDS encoding protein YgfX, with product MSTSSTAFATPPIYRLTPSAWLRGALIGLFLLAVLVALVAPGLAPTLRIAALILTLAVAAWTVPRHWPTQPRAVQAFQLESGHYVRMWRYDGAQARYRLRDSRIWPALVVLALADGRDRRALFIPRDALGGEAHRQLRRAVSAC from the coding sequence TTGTCGACATCGTCAACCGCATTCGCCACGCCTCCGATCTACCGACTCACGCCTAGCGCCTGGTTGCGTGGGGCGCTGATCGGACTGTTCCTGCTGGCGGTTCTGGTGGCGCTGGTCGCACCCGGGCTGGCCCCGACCCTGCGGATTGCGGCGCTGATCCTGACCCTCGCGGTGGCGGCGTGGACGGTGCCCCGGCATTGGCCGACGCAACCCCGGGCGGTTCAGGCCTTTCAGCTTGAATCCGGTCATTATGTGCGGATGTGGCGGTATGATGGGGCACAGGCCCGGTATCGTCTCCGGGACAGTCGGATCTGGCCGGCGCTGGTGGTGCTGGCGCTGGCCGACGGCAGGGATCGCCGGGCGCTGTTCATACCGCGGGACGCTCTCGGGGGCGAGGCCCATCGGCAGCTGCGCCGGGCCGTGAGCGCATGCTGA
- the recO gene encoding DNA repair protein RecO encodes MTATPRVATLEPGFILHTRAYRDTSLLLEVLSRGHGRVGLVARGARSRRSRTAGLLQAFQPLALSWRSRGEMGSLRQVESAGRPFMLKGRRLVSGLYINELLMRLLGREDPHPGVFEHYLNCLEALAEAVPEAVALRGFERDLLGLLGYGLPLARDTEDAPLVASRWYRYDPGRGAIPVAGPDAPGQVVSGETLLGLARPTLTEATARASRDLMRAALEPHIGNRPLKTRELYGRTTARGDPDHGPSSGQS; translated from the coding sequence ATGACCGCGACGCCGCGGGTGGCAACCCTCGAGCCGGGGTTCATCCTGCATACCCGGGCGTATCGTGACACCAGCCTGCTGCTGGAGGTGCTGAGCCGCGGCCACGGCCGGGTGGGCCTGGTCGCGCGCGGCGCGCGGAGTCGCAGGTCGCGGACGGCGGGCCTGCTTCAGGCATTTCAGCCGCTTGCGCTGTCGTGGCGCAGCCGCGGCGAAATGGGCAGCCTGCGCCAGGTCGAGTCGGCCGGTCGACCGTTCATGCTCAAGGGCCGGCGTCTGGTCAGTGGGCTTTACATCAATGAGCTTCTGATGCGTCTGCTGGGGCGCGAGGACCCGCATCCCGGGGTGTTCGAGCACTACCTCAACTGTCTCGAGGCGCTGGCGGAAGCGGTGCCCGAGGCCGTGGCGCTGCGCGGCTTCGAGCGCGATCTCCTGGGGCTGCTCGGCTATGGCCTGCCGCTGGCGCGCGATACCGAGGATGCGCCGCTGGTCGCGTCGCGGTGGTATCGTTACGATCCGGGGCGAGGGGCCATCCCCGTGGCGGGGCCGGACGCACCGGGTCAAGTGGTCAGCGGGGAAACACTGCTCGGCCTTGCCCGGCCGACGCTCACCGAGGCCACCGCACGGGCCAGCCGCGACCTGATGCGGGCCGCGCTGGAGCCGCATATTGGCAACCGTCCACTGAAAACCCGCGAACTCTACGGTCGCACCACAGCCAGGGGAGATCCTGATCATGGCCCATCATCAGGGCAGTCTTGA
- a CDS encoding FAD assembly factor SdhE — MRWRCRRGTTELDRLLTRFLDAPAQGYDALDAEGREAFDRLLTIEDDHLIDWLVNGQRPSEESLVDIVNRIRHASDLPTHA, encoded by the coding sequence TTGCGCTGGCGATGCCGGCGCGGAACCACGGAACTGGACCGACTGCTGACCCGGTTCCTGGACGCGCCGGCCCAGGGCTATGACGCGCTTGATGCCGAGGGACGCGAGGCGTTTGACCGCCTTCTGACCATCGAGGATGACCACCTCATCGACTGGCTGGTCAATGGTCAGCGGCCCTCGGAGGAAAGCCTTGTCGACATCGTCAACCGCATTCGCCACGCCTCCGATCTACCGACTCACGCCTAG
- the era gene encoding GTPase Era: MTETESATDTDFASGFVALVGRPNVGKSTLLNAVLGQKVSIATRKPQTTRHRILGIHQRDDAQIVYVDTPGLHEGGRTAMNRYMNEAAGSALGDVDVVVFMIEAGRWTDADERVLQRLQTVRAPVVAVINKADRLRDKNRLLPEIEALAGRYDFAAVVPVSALKSDKLDALESALIEALPRGPALFPRDQITDRDERFMATELIREQLTLMLGDELPYASTVEIEAFEQEGQLRRIAAIIWVERVGQRRIVIGEGGEQAKRIGAAARLQMEHLLGGRVYLKLWVKVREGWSDDARLLKSLGYSADR, translated from the coding sequence ATGACTGAAACCGAATCCGCGACGGACACCGACTTTGCCTCAGGGTTTGTCGCACTGGTCGGCCGCCCCAATGTGGGCAAGTCGACCCTGCTCAACGCCGTGCTCGGCCAGAAGGTGAGCATCGCCACGCGCAAACCGCAGACCACGCGCCACCGCATTCTTGGCATCCACCAGCGCGATGACGCTCAGATCGTCTATGTCGACACACCCGGCCTGCACGAGGGCGGGCGGACCGCCATGAACCGTTACATGAACGAGGCCGCCGGCAGTGCGCTGGGCGATGTCGATGTGGTGGTCTTCATGATCGAGGCAGGGCGCTGGACCGACGCCGACGAGCGCGTGCTCCAACGGCTGCAGACCGTCAGGGCACCGGTGGTGGCGGTGATCAACAAAGCGGATCGGCTGCGCGACAAGAATCGGCTCCTGCCCGAGATCGAAGCGCTCGCCGGGCGCTACGATTTCGCCGCCGTGGTCCCGGTGTCGGCGCTTAAAAGCGACAAGCTCGATGCCCTTGAAAGCGCACTGATCGAGGCCCTGCCGCGCGGGCCGGCGCTGTTCCCCCGCGACCAGATCACCGATCGCGATGAGCGCTTCATGGCCACCGAGCTGATCCGCGAGCAGCTGACCCTGATGCTGGGCGATGAGCTGCCCTACGCGAGCACGGTGGAGATCGAGGCCTTTGAGCAGGAGGGGCAGCTGCGCCGAATCGCCGCGATCATCTGGGTCGAGCGCGTCGGCCAGCGCCGCATCGTCATCGGCGAAGGGGGCGAGCAGGCCAAGCGCATCGGGGCGGCGGCCCGCCTGCAGATGGAGCACCTGCTGGGCGGCCGGGTCTACCTCAAACTCTGGGTCAAGGTCCGCGAGGGCTGGTCCGATGACGCCCGACTGCTCAAGTCGCTGGGTTACAGCGCCGATCGATGA
- a CDS encoding sigma-E factor negative regulatory protein: protein MQDDTDQQLSAYVDGELGRDESRFLERRLAADPGLRQALERYHSMRAAVRGEHVAGVEGLADRVRGQLEAEPAHEADDALAQANWRRASFMVQPVAGLAIAASVALGLVVAWPMFTAPSTPAPTATPVQIAAEPTNGSLSRVGGPSAARQDDGVDAQVRRQLQPYFIDHNDQTTARPIGGTLESARIIGHDRER from the coding sequence ATGCAGGATGATACGGATCAACAACTCTCGGCCTATGTAGACGGCGAGCTGGGTCGTGATGAAAGTCGCTTTCTGGAGCGCCGCCTGGCCGCCGATCCGGGGCTGAGGCAGGCGCTCGAGCGCTACCATTCAATGCGGGCCGCCGTGCGTGGCGAGCATGTCGCCGGTGTCGAGGGGCTGGCGGATCGGGTGCGCGGGCAGCTCGAGGCAGAGCCCGCCCACGAAGCGGACGACGCCCTGGCCCAAGCCAATTGGCGACGGGCTTCGTTCATGGTCCAGCCGGTGGCGGGGTTGGCCATTGCGGCGAGTGTCGCGCTGGGGCTGGTGGTCGCCTGGCCGATGTTCACCGCGCCCTCGACGCCGGCACCCACGGCTACCCCCGTGCAGATCGCTGCGGAGCCCACCAACGGCAGTCTTTCGCGGGTGGGCGGTCCTTCAGCGGCCCGGCAGGACGACGGCGTCGACGCACAGGTGCGACGCCAGCTCCAGCCCTATTTCATCGATCACAATGACCAGACCACGGCCCGGCCCATTGGCGGGACTCTGGAGTCGGCGAGAATCATCGGTCATGACCGCGAACGCTGA
- the rnc gene encoding ribonuclease III: MTHRADLVGHLGRAFEDPALLDQAVTHRSAEGPNNERLEFLGDSILNFVIAAEVFERRPELHEGELSRLRAALVNKNALAAIARGIDLGAHIVLGSGELKTGGSRRDSILADGLEAVIGAVYLDGGYEAGRQVILQLFEAHLSRLPDMEALKDPKTRLQEYLQARHLELPTYQVDAVSGRAHQQTFRVGCHCESLQLTGEGTAGNRRQAEQAAADDLLAKIAAADTGKNND; encoded by the coding sequence ATGACGCACCGCGCAGATCTTGTCGGCCACCTGGGTCGGGCGTTCGAGGACCCGGCGCTGCTCGATCAGGCGGTCACCCATCGCAGCGCCGAGGGCCCCAACAACGAGCGACTCGAGTTTCTGGGTGATTCGATTCTCAACTTCGTGATTGCCGCTGAGGTCTTTGAGCGCCGTCCCGAACTGCACGAGGGTGAGCTCAGCCGGCTGCGGGCGGCGCTGGTCAACAAGAATGCGCTGGCTGCGATCGCCCGGGGGATCGATCTGGGTGCGCACATCGTGCTGGGCAGTGGCGAACTCAAGACCGGGGGCAGTCGCCGCGACTCCATCCTCGCCGATGGGCTTGAGGCGGTGATCGGTGCGGTCTATCTGGATGGGGGGTATGAGGCGGGGCGGCAGGTGATACTGCAGCTGTTCGAGGCGCACCTCAGCCGCCTGCCCGACATGGAGGCACTCAAAGACCCCAAGACCCGACTCCAGGAATATCTCCAGGCCCGGCACCTTGAACTGCCCACCTATCAGGTGGATGCGGTCAGCGGGCGGGCGCACCAACAGACCTTCCGCGTCGGCTGTCACTGCGAGTCGCTCCAGCTTACCGGGGAAGGCACGGCCGGTAACCGACGCCAGGCGGAACAGGCGGCCGCAGACGACCTGCTGGCCAAGATCGCCGCCGCCGACACAGGAAAGAATAATGACTGA
- the rpoE gene encoding RNA polymerase sigma factor RpoE, protein MSTANADKELVERVQAGDKQAFDLLVLKYQHKLVKLISRYVHDHAEAMDVSQEAFIKAYRALPRFRGDSSFYTWLYRIGINTAKNYLVSQGRRPPDNDIDAQDAERYDIESRLKDQESPEALAQRDQVQETVVSAIEDLPDDLRTAITLREFDGLTYEEIAEAMDCPIGTVRSRIFRARESIDKRLRPLVSGTDG, encoded by the coding sequence ATGAGTACCGCCAATGCGGACAAGGAGCTGGTAGAGCGTGTTCAAGCGGGTGACAAGCAGGCGTTCGACCTGCTGGTGCTCAAGTATCAACACAAGCTCGTCAAGCTCATCTCCCGGTACGTGCATGATCACGCTGAGGCGATGGATGTCTCCCAGGAGGCATTCATCAAGGCCTATCGGGCGTTGCCGAGGTTTCGTGGCGACAGCAGCTTCTACACCTGGCTCTATCGAATCGGGATCAATACGGCGAAGAACTATCTGGTCTCGCAGGGCCGGCGGCCACCGGATAATGACATTGATGCCCAGGATGCTGAACGATATGACATCGAATCGCGTCTGAAGGATCAGGAGTCGCCAGAAGCGCTTGCGCAGCGGGACCAAGTGCAGGAGACAGTGGTCAGCGCCATCGAGGATCTGCCCGATGACCTGCGCACGGCGATCACCCTGCGTGAGTTCGACGGGCTCACGTACGAGGAAATCGCCGAGGCAATGGACTGCCCGATAGGAACGGTCCGGTCACGGATATTCCGTGCCCGTGAGTCAATTGATAAGCGGCTGCGGCCGCTGGTGTCCGGTACAGACGGGTGA
- a CDS encoding DegQ family serine endoprotease, with the protein MTLLRSISRGTRRGAMALMAVTMLLAPGVGAQNLPDFTDMVRENSPAVVNISTTQAQPEGRARMPDVPGMPDPEDLPEGHPFRDFMDRFMDDEGPEQAPPRRDARSLGSGFIISEDGYILTNNHVVEDASEIIVRLNDRRQMTAELVGADDRADLALLKVDGEDMPTVETGQSSEVEVGEWVLAIGAPFGFEYSVTAGIISAKQRSLPMENYIPFLQTDVAINPGNSGGPLFNLDGEVIGVNSHIYSRSGGFQGISFAIPIELAMDVADQLRDGGEVSRAWLGVVIQDVTRDLAESFGMDRPEGALIAQVLPDSPAAAAGIEPGDVVLEFDGNDVATSGALPPIVGQATVGSTVPVVVMRDGERQTLEVTLAELPDDAGQRGGGSPQTEPGAFEELGLMLQPLTAERRDALGLEPDVDGLVVAGVDGGPAAEAGIEPGDVIARVNRSPVEGVEAFREIIAGMESGRRVPLLVLRDGSQRFLALRIP; encoded by the coding sequence ATGACCCTCTTACGATCGATTTCCCGTGGCACCCGCCGGGGGGCCATGGCCCTGATGGCGGTCACGATGCTGCTGGCGCCGGGTGTCGGCGCCCAGAATCTGCCGGATTTCACCGACATGGTGCGCGAAAACAGCCCGGCGGTCGTCAACATCAGCACGACCCAGGCCCAGCCGGAAGGCCGCGCCCGCATGCCCGATGTGCCGGGCATGCCCGACCCCGAGGATCTTCCCGAGGGGCATCCATTCCGTGACTTCATGGACCGGTTCATGGATGACGAAGGGCCGGAGCAGGCGCCGCCGCGCCGCGACGCCCGGTCGCTGGGCTCCGGATTCATCATCTCCGAGGACGGCTACATCCTCACCAACAATCACGTGGTCGAGGACGCCAGCGAGATCATCGTCCGGCTGAACGATCGCCGCCAGATGACCGCGGAACTGGTCGGCGCCGACGACCGGGCGGATCTCGCCCTGCTCAAGGTGGATGGCGAGGATATGCCAACGGTGGAAACCGGCCAGTCCTCCGAAGTCGAGGTCGGTGAGTGGGTGCTGGCCATCGGTGCGCCGTTCGGTTTCGAATATTCGGTCACCGCCGGCATCATCAGCGCCAAGCAGCGCAGTCTGCCCATGGAAAACTACATTCCCTTCCTGCAGACCGACGTGGCGATCAACCCGGGCAATTCCGGCGGCCCGCTGTTCAACCTCGACGGCGAGGTGATCGGGGTCAATTCGCATATCTACAGCCGCTCCGGGGGCTTTCAGGGCATCTCTTTCGCCATTCCCATCGAGCTGGCAATGGATGTGGCCGATCAGCTGCGTGACGGGGGCGAAGTCAGCCGGGCCTGGCTGGGCGTCGTGATCCAGGACGTTACCCGCGATCTGGCGGAATCCTTCGGCATGGATCGGCCCGAGGGGGCCCTCATCGCCCAGGTCCTGCCGGACAGCCCCGCCGCGGCCGCCGGTATTGAGCCGGGGGATGTGGTGCTTGAGTTCGACGGCAATGATGTTGCGACGTCGGGTGCCCTGCCACCGATCGTGGGCCAGGCGACCGTCGGCTCGACCGTACCAGTGGTGGTGATGCGCGATGGCGAGCGTCAGACGCTGGAGGTCACCCTGGCTGAATTGCCGGACGATGCCGGCCAGCGTGGTGGCGGGTCGCCGCAGACCGAACCCGGCGCGTTCGAGGAGCTGGGACTGATGCTGCAGCCCCTGACGGCCGAGCGCCGTGATGCGCTGGGCCTGGAGCCGGATGTTGACGGGCTTGTCGTGGCCGGCGTTGATGGCGGGCCGGCCGCCGAGGCGGGGATCGAGCCCGGGGATGTCATCGCCCGGGTCAACCGTTCCCCGGTCGAGGGGGTCGAGGCGTTCCGCGAGATCATCGCCGGTATGGAGTCGGGACGCCGTGTCCCGCTGCTGGTACTGCGAGACGGGAGTCAGCGGTTTCTTGCCCTGCGTATCCCCTGA